The genomic segment CTTCAGGAAACACCATTTCACCTTGGGATTGTAGGTGAAGGCCTTGCAGCTCTTGTCGCCGATGCAGGAGGTCTTGCATTGGTCGAGCGAGACGTTCTGCTCGGTGCGAAGGTCGAAGCCGAAGAAATCGGCGTCCTTGATCGTCTGAATGTCGCGCTTGGTGTCCGCAGCGGCGGCGGGAAAGCTGATGGCGATCGTGGAAAAGAATGCGATGGTGGCGAAAGCAAAGAACGAGCGCACGGACATAGATTCCCCCCAAGGATACAGGCGATGCAGGCTCTGACCGGCCGGCACTCTCCTCACTCTACGGGAAATTGTCAATCTCACTCGCGCGCTGTTTCAACTTCGCACAGGCGCTTTCGTCCGGCTGTCACATCGGCGTGAGTGATCGCCTTGTGATTTGCGGCTTCGACTGACATGAGCAAGGATTTCTGCGATCGCCGGAGGTAGCGCCATGTTCACGTCGTCCCGCCGCAGGAGCTTAGCCGCGCTCCTTGCCGCCACTCTTCTTTCAATCGGTGCGAGTGCCGCAGGCGCGGCTGAAGACGCCGTCGTCATCCCGCCGCCTGCCGTCGACGAGGCCGCCGGGGCAGGGACCGAGACCGCCATTTTCGCCGGCGGCTGTTTCTGGGGCGTCCAGGGCGTCTTCCAGCACGTCAAGGGCGTCAAGAGCGCCGTCTCCGGTTATGCCGGCGGGAAGGCGGCGACGGCGCAGTACGAAACCGTCAGCACCGGCGCGACCGGTCATGCCGAATCCGTCGAGGTGACATTCGATCCGAAAGAGGTGAGCTACGGCAAGTTGCTGCAGATTTTCTTCTCGGTGGCGCACAATCCGACGCAGCTGAATTTCCAGGGGCCGGATCGGGGAACGCAATACCGCTCGGCACTGTTCGTCGCCGGGCCAGAGCAGCGCAAGGTTGCCGAGCACTATATCGACCAGCTCGACAAGGCGCATGTCTTCGCCGAGCCGATCGTCACCAAGGTGGCCGACACCACCGGCTTCTATCCGGCCGAAGCCTATCATCAGGATTTCCTGACGCTCAATCCGACCTATCCCTATATCGTCTACAACGACCTGCCGAAAATCGAGAACCTGAAGTCGCTATTTCCGGCCGACTACCGCAGCCAGCCGGTCCTCGTCAGGAAGGCCAAGGGCTGATCGCGTCACCGATGCTTCAGGGCATGATGTCGATCGGCGTATGGTTGGGGACGCGAGCCCAGATGTCGCGCATCTCGGCATTGGTGACGGCGATGCAGCCATCCGTCCAATCCCACAGCCGATGGCTTTCCCCGAACAGGCCCCAGCCATTGGGAAGCCCGTGGATCATGATATTGCCGCCGGGTGGAAAGCCGTTGGCTTCGGCGTTGCGCCGATCCTCCGGGTTCGGATAGGAAATATGCAGGCTGAGATGCGCCATCGACTTGGGATTTCGCCAGTCGATTTCATAACGTCCTTCCGGTGTTTTTTCGTCGCTTCCCGCTGCTTGGCCCCGCCATCGGCAGCCTGCCCCAGAGAAATCCGGTATGTCGCGATCGGAACGTCCGCTTTGAGAAGCACCATGCGGCGTTCGGATTTGTAAACGCGGATGAGGTCGGCCTGTTGCGCGAGCGGTGCATCGGCAGGCGGGGAGCCCGAGCCGATTCTGGCCATCAATTTCGTGTAAGCGAACAGGCTGGCGATCAGGATGGCCAAAAGGATGAATTTGCTTCTCACGGGGATACTCGTCTTCGCGCTGATGGCACGACTATATCGCCTCGTTGCGCGCTCATCCAGAAGGCGGATGGCTGCAAAAGCCGTCTTGATCGTGCTTGCCTTCTGCCCATTTGAAATGACGTCCGTCAGGTCGACCGCGTGCAGTCCTCGCCGGCCGCCACAGCGCCGCCCTTTTTAGCCTCGTTTCCCGCCGTTAAGAATTCATCAACATTAACAATATCTTAAATTGGGGAAAACGCGTTTCGCGGTGGAACATATGGTCGAGTTGCCCGTTACGGCTCACGAGTTTCGTGCAGGGACAGCTGCCGAAGCGGATCCCTCTTTCGAAGTATGTGCGTAACACGGGGATATATCATGGCCACCAATGTCGTGCGGCGCTGGCAACGAGATGATCTCATGAAGCAGAGAGTATTGATCGTCGAAGATGAATTCCTGATCGCCCTGGATATCGGGGCGACGGTCGAAGGCATGGGGATGCAGGTCGCCGGCCTTGCCAATGATTGCGAGCAGGCGCTGCGGCTGGCGCCGCTTGCCGATATCGCCTTCGTCGACGTCAATCTCGCCGACGGTCCGACCGGGCCCGAGATCGGCCGGCGGCTGGCGCAGGAACACGGCATCGCGGTGGTCTTCATGACCGGCAATCCCGAAATGGTCGCCGACGGCGTCAAGGGTGCTGTCGGTGTGGTGCAAAAACCGGTCATGCCGACGCTGGTCGAACAGTTGGTGAAATATCTTGCCGCGCGCCGGGTCGGCATGTTCGCGGTCGTGCCGGCTCAGATGACGGTGTTTGCGTGATCGGAAGGCGCAATCAGCCGGGCAGGGCGGCAAGCTGCGCCCTGGGGCCGGCCTTGTCCGCCTGCGGGGCGCCATAGGCCCTGAGAAAGGTGCGCACGGCATTGCGCGCCGCCTTTTCCAGCTGTTCATCACTGGGTGTTTCGCCGAAAAGCGTCATCATCTGCAGATCGGCACTGCAGAGCGCCACGAACTGGCGGGCGGCGACATCGAAATCGTCGATGACGAGCGCTCGGCCGTGGGCAAGCCGGGCGAGAACCGCCGAAAGGGCGGTGGTCAGCTTGCCCGGCCCCTGCCGGCGCCAGCTTTCGAAAAGATGCGGATAGCGTTCGCCTTCGGTCTGCACCAGCTTGCGCAGGAATTTGCCGTCGTGATTGCAGATGCAGTTCTTGTTGAGGCGCACGGCAAAACCCGTGAGGTCGTGCTCCAGATTGTCGGCGTTTTCGGGAAAGCTCGACAGCACCGAGAAGAGCATGGCGTTGGCGCGGTTCATGACGTCCTCGACGACGGCAACGAACAGCGTCTCTTTTTCGCGGTAGTGATTGTAGATCGTCTGGCGGGAGACGCAGGCAACGGCGGCGATCTCATCGATGCTGGCGCCGGCAAAACCCTGGCGGCAGAAGACGTCGGCGGCGGCATCGAGGATCGACAGGCGCTTGGCGCATTGGCCGCGCTGGGTATGTCCCGCCATCCTGACTGCCGGTGTCATGCGATCGTTCATGAGAGCGAGGATAAGGCGTCTTGACGATTTAGACAATGGAGTCTAATTTTACATCCGTGTCCAAAATTATTGACACGCTTGGTTCGCCGCTGGAGATATGAGCTCCCAACTTCGTCTTCGCGCGAACGATCATC from the Rhizobium sp. CIAT894 genome contains:
- a CDS encoding response regulator, which codes for MATNVVRRWQRDDLMKQRVLIVEDEFLIALDIGATVEGMGMQVAGLANDCEQALRLAPLADIAFVDVNLADGPTGPEIGRRLAQEHGIAVVFMTGNPEMVADGVKGAVGVVQKPVMPTLVEQLVKYLAARRVGMFAVVPAQMTVFA
- a CDS encoding TetR/AcrR family transcriptional regulator codes for the protein MSKSSRRLILALMNDRMTPAVRMAGHTQRGQCAKRLSILDAAADVFCRQGFAGASIDEIAAVACVSRQTIYNHYREKETLFVAVVEDVMNRANAMLFSVLSSFPENADNLEHDLTGFAVRLNKNCICNHDGKFLRKLVQTEGERYPHLFESWRRQGPGKLTTALSAVLARLAHGRALVIDDFDVAARQFVALCSADLQMMTLFGETPSDEQLEKAARNAVRTFLRAYGAPQADKAGPRAQLAALPG
- the msrA gene encoding peptide-methionine (S)-S-oxide reductase MsrA, which codes for MFTSSRRRSLAALLAATLLSIGASAAGAAEDAVVIPPPAVDEAAGAGTETAIFAGGCFWGVQGVFQHVKGVKSAVSGYAGGKAATAQYETVSTGATGHAESVEVTFDPKEVSYGKLLQIFFSVAHNPTQLNFQGPDRGTQYRSALFVAGPEQRKVAEHYIDQLDKAHVFAEPIVTKVADTTGFYPAEAYHQDFLTLNPTYPYIVYNDLPKIENLKSLFPADYRSQPVLVRKAKG